One part of the Cottoperca gobio chromosome 14, fCotGob3.1, whole genome shotgun sequence genome encodes these proteins:
- the zswim7 gene encoding zinc finger SWIM domain-containing protein 7, translated as MFLPSVAEQLFQDIQKAYQETSQIPDDLLIALKFVFGPCALQALDLVDQQSVTCLSSPSGRKAFQVMGGSGCLYTCFVSCHYCPCPAFAYTVLRRNEGPLCKHILAVYLCQATAATQQESVSDQQMSALLSGTAAQ; from the exons ATGTTCTTACCTTCAGTGGCCGAACAACTTTTCCAAGATATTCAAAAAGCATACCAGGAAACGTCCCAAA TTCCTGACGACCTGCTTATTGC GCTGAAGTTTGTGTTCGGGCCTTGTGCGCTGCAGGCTTTGGACCTTGTTGACCAGCAGtcagtcacctgtctgtcaTCTCCCAGTGGACGCAAAGCATTCCAG GTAATGGGAGGCTCGGGGTGTTTGTACACTTGCTTCGTGTCCTGTCACTACTGCCCGTGCCCGGCCTTCGCCTACACCGTGCTCCGCAGAAATGAGGGCCCGCTG TGCAAACACATCCTGGCTGTCTACCTGTGTCAGGCCACGGCTGCGACTCAGCAGGAGAGCGTGTCTGATCAGCAGATGTCCGCGCTGCTCAGCGGGACAGCAGCCCAGTGA